A single Glycine soja cultivar W05 chromosome 14, ASM419377v2, whole genome shotgun sequence DNA region contains:
- the LOC114383816 gene encoding zinc-regulated protein 8-like, translating into MSRFLQVSSFFEDEGESPVESDEIKVQTWSNQHYRNEPVVVVAAPRLQKYSSFHEQSGEPPLLLPIRSLKSRLSEEDIDVQSLNMLMSSKRFSSNSNRNAEVEADVVDTDVQSLNRSTISQGFSRNSNRKAEVIMLSSNTYVIMLSSNAEDSVRKKGFYKSCPPPPPPPPPTMFKKSVFMKPRFDGSSNEAPSFNKELKRSFTSERTTPVGKKSHEENKSKQGTLFRNNKFMGHASVPLVSQPAEKESLLVESNDDDDDDDTETEDQDVEGGRTVA; encoded by the coding sequence ATGTCAAGGTTCCTTCAggtttcttcttttttcgaGGATGAGGGTGAGAGCCCCGTCGAGTCTGATGAAATAAAAGTCCAAACTTGGAGCAACCAACACTACAGGAACGAACCTgtggttgttgttgctgctccACGGTTGCAAAAGTATTCTAGTTTTCATGAACAGAGTGGGGAGCCGCCTCTGCTTTTGCCCATTCGAAGCTTGAAATCTCGCTTATCCGAAGAAGATATTGATGTTCAATCTCTGAACATGTTAATGAGTTCTAAAAGGTTTTCAAGCAATTCAAATAGAAATGCAGAAGTTGAAGCTGATGTTGTTGATACAGATGTTCAATCTCTAAATAGGTCAACAATTTCTCAAGGATTTTCAAGAAATTCCAATAGAAAAGCTGAAGTTATAATGTTGTCTTCAAACACTTATGTTATAATGTTGTCTTCAAACGCAGAGGATTCGGTGAGGAAGAAGGGCTTCTACAAGTCTTGTCCTCCACCACCTCCGCCACCGCCACCAACAATGTTTAAGAAATCAGTGTTCATGAAACCAAGGTTCGATGGTTCATCCAACGAAGCACCTTCCTTCAATAAGGAGTTGAAGAGAAGCTTCACAAGTGAGAGAACCACACCAGTGGGAAAGAAAAgtcatgaagaaaataaatccAAGCAAGGCACATTGTTTAGAAATAACAAGTTCATGGGGCATGCAAGCGTGCCTCTTGTGTCACAACCAGCTGAGAAAGAAAGCCTTCTTGTGGAATCTAACGATGATGACGACGATGATGACACAGAAACCGAGGACCAAGACGTTGAAGGAGGAAGAACCGTTGCTTAG